A stretch of the Erpetoichthys calabaricus chromosome 3, fErpCal1.3, whole genome shotgun sequence genome encodes the following:
- the c3h1orf74 gene encoding UPF0739 protein C1orf74 homolog, with the protein MNVTAPTNLPVAICHQCLSVKKRRLPPVVCRSLVTQTLAVEAGIKPALLYDCNGASSEQIQDYLQRLQDAGLLNQDLYVLDIDDSILIVNLECIVRHLENILHHSQVALVDVSCSLAQPAIASLEVIKSVHGQLAVLLESFKLLKSIQTREQKLFSIVNLRDTLGLDWNLCSLFGFLLGYPTVYWFNQEKSFENNLTMAPLRVISLSVSCPFIAGNVDIPIYSFSFPDALWPAMKEKVEAWVQSRQDIISQRPSFTSMNISTETACLPGVTL; encoded by the coding sequence ATGAATGTGACTGCACCAACAAACCTTCCAGTTGCAATTTGTCATCAATGTCTTTCCGTGAAGAAGCGTCGCTTGCCTCCTGTTGTGTGCCGGAGCCTCGTCACCCAAACTCTTGCCGTAGAAGCTGGGATAAAGCCGGCACTGTTGTATGACTGCAATGGTGCCAGCTCTGAACAAATTCAAGACTATTTACAGAGGCTGCAAGACGCAGGCCTGCTCAATCAAGACTTGTATGTTTTGGATATTGATGACAGCATTCTGATAGTTAACTTGGAGTGTATTGTTCGACATCTGGAAAACATTCTTCACCATTCCCAGGTTGCTCTTGTTGATGTTTCCTGTTCCTTGGCACAACCAGCAATAGCCTCTTTGGAAGTTATAAAATCTGTTCATGGACAACTTGCAGTTCTCTTGGAGTCATTTAAACTATTAAAGTCTATTCAAACAAGAGAGCAGAAATTGTTTTCTATAGTAAACCTCCGGGATACATTAGGACTTGACTGGAATCTCTGCTCTCTGTTTGGCTTTCTTCTTGGCTACCCAACAGTGTACTGGTTCAACCAAGAGAAGAGCTTTGAGAACAACCTAACAATGGCACCACTGCGAGTCATCAGCCTGTCTGTTTCATGCCCATTCATTGCTGGAAATGTAGACATCCCAATTTACTCATTTAGCTTTCCAGATGCCCTCTGGCCAGCAATGAAAGAAAAGGTAGAAGCCTGGGTCCAGAGCAGACAAGACATAATTAGTCAAAGACCAAGTTTTACAAGTATGAATATTTCAACTGAGACTGCCTGCCTTCCAGGAGTGACATTGTAG